DNA from Microcoleus sp. bin38.metabat.b11b12b14.051:
TAGGAGAGCGATGAATAGCCGGTGCCGAAGTCGTCGATGCAAAGGTGTATGTTTCGGGCTCTAAGCTGCACTAGCATTGCGGTTACTGAATCGGAATTTTCGATGAGTACGCTTTCGGTAATTTCTAGTTTTAAACTGCTGCCATCGAGGTGAGTTTCTTCGAGAACTCGATCGATATATTCGATTAAATCTGGCTGAGAAAACTGTTTGACGGAAAGGTTGACGCTGACGCTTAAGGGCGGGTTGTTGTGAACTAACTGCTGCCAATGACGGATTTGGTGGCAAGCGGTACGCAGTACCCAGCGGCCTAGCGGTACGATCAATCCGGTTTCTTCGGCGATGGGAATAAATTCGTTGGGGGAAACTAAGCCGCGTTCTGGATGCTGCCAGCGCACTAGGGCTTCAAAACCGATAATTGCGTTGTTGGCGATCGACACGATCGGCTGGTAGTGAATGATAAACTGGGGGTCGGCCGATAAGGGAGGTAAGCTCGATCGCCCTGATTGGGGAGATTTTGCCGATGGCAGAGAGTCTTCTTCTCTGGCGGGGTCTTTAATAGATTCGATCGCCCGCCGCAGGTCGTTTTCTAGCTGCAACAGCTTCAAAGCATGGGCGTGCATGGAACTGTTGAAAACTTCGTGTCGGGCTCGGCCGAGTTCTTTGGCGCGGTACATGGCGGTGTCGGCGTCGCGCAGCAGGTTTGTCGGTTCTTCGTATTCGCCAGAACTTAAAGCAATGCCGATGCTGGCGGTGATAAATACTTCGTGTCCATCTAGCAGGATGGGGGAAGTGATTGTCTTTTGCAGGCGGTTGACTATGCCCGTAGCTTCATTTACGCCGTCGATGTCTTCTAGCAACAGCACAAACTCGTCTCCTCCGATGCGCGCTACTGTATCTCCGACTCTGAGACAAGCTTCCAGACGCCGCGCGATCGCAACTAGCAGTTGATCGCCGATCGCATGGCCGAGGGAATCGTTGACTACTTTAAATCGATCTAAATCGAGAAACAGCACCGCAAACAAGTAGTCTTTGCGCCGTTTTGCCAGCCTCAGAGCGTGTTCGAGCCGATCGGTAAATAGGGCTCGGTTGGGCAATCCGGTGAGGGAGTCGTGAAAAGCGTCGTGCAGCAGTTGTTCCTCGGCTTTTTTGCGCTGCGTGATGTCGTGGCAGTTGATCACGATGCCCTTGACTGCCGGATCGTGCAGCAAATTGGTTGCTACAGCTTCTACATAACACCAAGAACCGTTGCGGTGGCGCACTCTGTACTCCAGTGGGGACTGGCTTCTTTTGGGGTTTTCTATGGCTTTGTGGAGGGTTTGGGCGATCGCAGCGCAGTCGTCGGGGTGAACTGTGCTTAGGGCGCTGCGCCCGATCGCCTGGTGGGACGAGTAGCCTAAAATGCGCTTGACGGAAGGGCTGATGTAGCGAAAGATGCCTTCGGCGTCGAGAATGATCGTGATGTCTGTGGCGTTTTCAATCAGCGAGCGAAATCGCTGTTCGCTTTGTCTGAGGGCTGATTCTGCCTGTTTGCGATCGCTGATGTCGAGAGCTACTCCGTCGATGATGATGTCGCCGTTTTCGTTTTTGGAAAATCTGGCGCTGTCTTGCACCCACTTGACTTCGCCGGACTTCAACACGATCCGGTACTGGCGATCGCAGGGCAACAGACTGGCACTCGATGCTGCTACGCTGCTGTCATAGGAGCTTTTGTCGTTTGGATGGATGATTTCGGTCAACAGTTGGGGGCACGCCATCGCTTCTTCTGGGCCGATCCCAGTAACTTCGCGCACGCCCGGACTGACGTAGGGCATGGAGGTGGTGCCGTTTGGATGCAGCACGGCACGGTATACTGAGCCGGGAATGTTTGCTGCCATTGTGGTTAGCTGCTGCTGGATGCCGCGGACTTCTGCTTCAGCGCGCTTGCGTTCTGCGAGTTCGGTTTGCGCTTGTTGGTAGAGTTCGGCTTGGTGGATCGCGATCGCGCACTGATCGGCTATGGCTTCGATCAGGGATAGTTCTTCGGCGCTCCAAAACCGCGGGCGATCGCACTGGTAGAGGCCAATTCCTCCCAAAAATGAATGCTGGTAGAGCAGGGGCGCGATCGCGACGGCGCGAAACCCCACCAACTCTGCTGATGCTTGCAGGGACGGACACAAGCTTGATAATTCTTCGATCGCGACGGTTTCTCCAGCAGCCAGGGAGGTGCGGTAGTGTTGGGCAAATTCGCAATTTAGCCCGATGAGTCCTTGTCTGTCTGCGGCTTTGCTGATGTAGCGAACTATGATATTGCCGAAAGCATTTGGTTGCAAGATCGTGCAGCCGCTGATTTCAAGAGCTTCGTGCAGTTGATCGGCGGTGGTTTGCAGCACTTCGTCGAGTACCAGGGTTTCGCGCATGGCTTGCACGATGCGGTTGACGATCGCCTCACGAGTCGCTTGCCGCTGAATTTGGGCGATCGCGAATTGTTGCTGGCGGCGCATTTTGTATTCTTGGAGCGATCGTTCTAATACTGTTGGCAACCTAAACAGCCGCCCTTTTAATACGTAATCGGTCATTCCCGCTTTGATGCACTCTACTGCCGCTTCTTCTCCCAAACTTCCCGTTACTAAAATAAATGGTATGTCTTGCCCTAATTCCTGCATCAATCTCAACACTTCTAAACCGTTGAAGGCTGGGAGGCGGTAATCTGACAGCACAGCATCGTACTCGCAATTTTCCAACATTTGTCTGCATTCTGTTGCTGTTTCGGCAGTATCGCACTTAAAATTTACTCCTCCCGCTTCTAAGGCGAGCACTATTAATTCCATATCTTCTGCCATGTCTTCGACAATCAACAGTTTTAATGTTGATTCCGCTGTCATTTTCATTAAATAGTTTGTCTGTTCGCGATCTAGCATACGGAATTCTTGATTTTTTGATTGGTCGTTCGTGTTGCTAAATTTCATTCTTTTTGATTAAGTTTTTCGATCCGGATTCTGAGTTTTTATTTTTTTTAACTGAGATTATTTATCAAATTTAACAATTTTCACAACCGCCACCGATGGCTGCCGAAACCGACTGTGACTTATTTAACTGTATAATAGTTTTAAATTCTGAATTTAGAACTATTATACTGGTAACTTACGAATTTAGATTGCGGTTTGAGATTATTTGCCTAGTTTAAAGTAAAATGTCGCTCCTTGAGTAGGTAGGCTTTCTGCCCAAATCGTCCCGCCGTGGCGGTGAATAATCCGCCCGACGATCGCCAAACCGATGCCCGTACCTTCAAATTCTCTCTGGGAGTGCAGCCGCACAAAAGCTCCAAAAAGTCGATCGGCATATTCAGAAGGAAAACCGACGCCGTTATCCTTGACAAAAATCGTTCCATCGGGTAAAGAATCAATAACTATTGTAGCGGGAGCGCGATCGCGGCTGAACTTGACGGCGTTGCTAATCAAGTTGCTGAACACCTGTTGTAGCAAAGTTGGATCTCCCGTCACCGCCGGTAAATTTCCGACAGCAAATTCAACTTGGCTGTGGGAAGTTTGGGGGTGATCTGTGGCAGTTCGGGGTTTAGTCAATTTAATCGCAGTTTGCACCAAACGGGTGAGATCGATCGGAATTTGCATCAACTCGGTGCGGCTCACCCGCGAAAGAGCGAGCAAACCGTCAATCAACAAACTCATTTTTTGGCTGCTGTCATCAATCACTTCCATATAATGAACAATTTTAGGATCGCTGACAGCATCAGTGGATTCTAACCGCTGTTTCAGCGCATTCACAAAACCTGAAATATGGCGCAAAGGAGCGCGGAGGTCATGGGAAACAGAATAGCAAAAAGATTCTAATTCTTGATTGGCAGCCTCTAATTGCTCCGTGCGTTGCGACAAAGCTTGTTTTGTCTCAACCAACTCGGTGATATCGCGAGAAGTGCCAATTAAAGCATAAACTTCGCCATCGAGATTTCTCAGGGGAACTTTATAAGTATCAAAATAAGTAGTTTTGCGCTCGGACAAAACATATTTTTCCTGCAAATGTAGAGTTTCGCCTGATTCAAATACCCGCAAGTTTTCCTGCACAAATTTTGTGGCTAGTTCAGTGGAAAAACATTCAAACACCGTTTTGCCCTGCATTTCTTTGGTGCTGTTGAAACCAGCCATTTTTGCCAAAGGTTTATTGACAAAAGCCTGACGCATATTTTCGCGTTCTACCACAAAAATGCGATCGGGCAAAGCATCAAAAAAAGTCTCTAGTTCGGCAGTACGCTGGGCGACTTGAGCTTCTAAAGTTTCGTTGAGCTGTTTGAGTTCTGCCTCGGCTCGCTTGCGATCGCTAATATCTTGACCGATGCCGATACATCTGCCGTCTGAGAGACGAATGTTTGCCCAAGTAGTGTCCAGAATTCGACCATCTCTAACTGTTGTTTTGAAGTCTTCCCAGTTCTCAGTTGCTGCTTTAATTTGAGCGATAACGTATTGGCGGTATTCTGGCTGCGGATAACATTCGGTAAAGATATCGTGGTTTTTGATATCTGCAAAACTCCAGCCCAGCACTTTTTCCCAGTAGCGATTTACCCACTCTATTTCACCGCTATTACCCAAGAATGCCAGCATGACTGGCACGTTATCAAAGATTGTTTGCAGCACTTCTTTTTGCTGTTTTAAGGCTGATTCGGCTTGTTTGCGTTGCGTAGCTGCTGCCACGGCATCGCTGATGTCGAGTACGGAACCGATGATCTGTTTTATTTGTCCCTCTGGGGTTATTTTAAAGATTGTCGAGCGATCGTGAACCCAGCGCCATTCCCCGTTTTTGTGTTTGATCCTGTAGTCGATTTCCTGGATTTCGTGGGGGTTGGTGCTGTTTTCCAGCCGCTGCATACCTGCAATTAAGGCAGCCCCATCCTCGGGGTGAACCAAGGTAGAGATAGCTTCTGAACCCAACTCTTGCAATTCTTC
Protein-coding regions in this window:
- a CDS encoding EAL domain-containing protein — protein: MLDREQTNYLMKMTAESTLKLLIVEDMAEDMELIVLALEAGGVNFKCDTAETATECRQMLENCEYDAVLSDYRLPAFNGLEVLRLMQELGQDIPFILVTGSLGEEAAVECIKAGMTDYVLKGRLFRLPTVLERSLQEYKMRRQQQFAIAQIQRQATREAIVNRIVQAMRETLVLDEVLQTTADQLHEALEISGCTILQPNAFGNIIVRYISKAADRQGLIGLNCEFAQHYRTSLAAGETVAIEELSSLCPSLQASAELVGFRAVAIAPLLYQHSFLGGIGLYQCDRPRFWSAEELSLIEAIADQCAIAIHQAELYQQAQTELAERKRAEAEVRGIQQQLTTMAANIPGSVYRAVLHPNGTTSMPYVSPGVREVTGIGPEEAMACPQLLTEIIHPNDKSSYDSSVAASSASLLPCDRQYRIVLKSGEVKWVQDSARFSKNENGDIIIDGVALDISDRKQAESALRQSEQRFRSLIENATDITIILDAEGIFRYISPSVKRILGYSSHQAIGRSALSTVHPDDCAAIAQTLHKAIENPKRSQSPLEYRVRHRNGSWCYVEAVATNLLHDPAVKGIVINCHDITQRKKAEEQLLHDAFHDSLTGLPNRALFTDRLEHALRLAKRRKDYLFAVLFLDLDRFKVVNDSLGHAIGDQLLVAIARRLEACLRVGDTVARIGGDEFVLLLEDIDGVNEATGIVNRLQKTITSPILLDGHEVFITASIGIALSSGEYEEPTNLLRDADTAMYRAKELGRARHEVFNSSMHAHALKLLQLENDLRRAIESIKDPAREEDSLPSAKSPQSGRSSLPPLSADPQFIIHYQPIVSIANNAIIGFEALVRWQHPERGLVSPNEFIPIAEETGLIVPLGRWVLRTACHQIRHWQQLVHNNPPLSVSVNLSVKQFSQPDLIEYIDRVLEETHLDGSSLKLEITESVLIENSDSVTAMLVQLRARNIHLCIDDFGTGYSSLSYLHRFPTNTLKIDRSFVSRMGGEFDLGKGGIDPTEIVRSIVTLSHNLGMDVVAEGVEEASQLSILKGLKCEYAQGFFFSKPVDSQTAAVLIREQAENQNLLAFSLLEKTN
- a CDS encoding PAS domain S-box protein; the protein is MPEIPVESAPLFANSITDLDQAESALELAWNELEKQTAETIAQIVKAGAANGQEISQHFAGVKELRQQLQTKIKQAQERREFHLKNSPMAVIEWDSEFRVVRWSPVAEQIFGWSAAEVIGKYWHEWSIVYEFDFEQVCAATNQLLQNQEPRNVCRNRNYTKDGSVIYCEWYNSALIDAEGKLVSILSFARDITEHHRTQEELHLREQAFSAIAENATDIIARFDRELRHLYVNKEVQQATGKPPSEFIGKSNRELGMPPHFCHLWDEALLKVFRTGKPETIEFDFPTPHGKKYYQSRVIPEFAEDNSVETVLGITRDITEIKQVEAQLRQSEARFRRVVDSNIIGIFFWNINGQITDANQAFLNLVGYTRDDLSSQKISWQAMTPAEYRHLDEQKISELVSANVIVPFEKEYIRSDGCRVPVLIGAAFLEGTQEFGVSFVLDLTHRKQAESELQKHQELLESIIKTIPNFLYIYDTEAQQNIYANAAVTAMLGYSPEELQELGSEAISTLVHPEDGAALIAGMQRLENSTNPHEIQEIDYRIKHKNGEWRWVHDRSTIFKITPEGQIKQIIGSVLDISDAVAAATQRKQAESALKQQKEVLQTIFDNVPVMLAFLGNSGEIEWVNRYWEKVLGWSFADIKNHDIFTECYPQPEYRQYVIAQIKAATENWEDFKTTVRDGRILDTTWANIRLSDGRCIGIGQDISDRKRAEAELKQLNETLEAQVAQRTAELETFFDALPDRIFVVERENMRQAFVNKPLAKMAGFNSTKEMQGKTVFECFSTELATKFVQENLRVFESGETLHLQEKYVLSERKTTYFDTYKVPLRNLDGEVYALIGTSRDITELVETKQALSQRTEQLEAANQELESFCYSVSHDLRAPLRHISGFVNALKQRLESTDAVSDPKIVHYMEVIDDSSQKMSLLIDGLLALSRVSRTELMQIPIDLTRLVQTAIKLTKPRTATDHPQTSHSQVEFAVGNLPAVTGDPTLLQQVFSNLISNAVKFSRDRAPATIVIDSLPDGTIFVKDNGVGFPSEYADRLFGAFVRLHSQREFEGTGIGLAIVGRIIHRHGGTIWAESLPTQGATFYFKLGK